CAATACAGGGCCATCTGGCGCTGCACCTGCTCCTCCAGCAGCAGGGCCACCACCGTGGTCTCCGGACGGAAGGAGCTGACCATCTGGGCGGTGATACCCGCCTGACTCACCGTCAGGATGGCATCGGCGCCAATGTCCTTGGCGGTGGTGCAGGCGGCATGAGCCGTGGCGGCGGTGATGTTCATGCGGTTGCGGCACCGCAGCCCCAGCAGCTTGGCATCGTCGATGTGGGATTCGGTTTTCCGGGCGATGGCATCCATGGTCCGCACCGCCTCCACCGGATACCGGCCCGCCGCCGTCTCGCCGGAGAGCATGATGGCGCTGGTGCCGTCGTAGATGGCGTTGGCCACGTCGGTGATCTCGGCACGGGTGGGCCGGGGGTTCTCGATCATGGAGTCCAGCATCTGGGTGGCAGTAATTACCGGCTTCCCGGCGGCCACGCACTGGGCGATCATATTCTTCTGGATGGCGGGGATCTCCGTGAAGTCGATCTCCACGCCCATGTCGCCCCGTGCCACCATGATGCCGTCCGCCGCCGCCAGGATCTCCGTCAGGTTATTGATGCCCTCCTGATTCTCGATCTTGGCGATGATGCGGATGCGGGACTTGCGGCTCTCCAGCAGCTTGCGGAGCTCCCGCACGTCGGCGGCGGAGCGGACAAAGCTGGCAGCGATGAAGTCAAAGCCCTCCTCCATGCCGAAGAGGATATCCTCACGATCCTGCTGGCTCATATAGGGCATGGACAGGGACACGCCGGGGACGTTGACCCCCTTGTGATCCTTCATGACGCCGCCGTTTTCCACCCGGCAGCGGATGGCGGAGGCGGTGGTGGAGAGCACCGTCAGCCGAACCAGACCGTCATCTAACAGGATGGTGTCCCCGGCCTTGACGTCCTGCGGCAGCTCGGCGTAGGTAACAGCGCAGCGGGTGGCGTCACCCTCCACGTCCTCCACCGTCAGGGTGAACTCCTGCCCCTCCTGCAGGGTCACGGAGCCGCCGGCAAAGTTCTTCAGCCGCACCTCCGGGCCTTTGGTATCCAGCATAGCCGCCACCGGCAGGCCTAACTCCTTCCGCAGGGCCTTCACCTGCTCCAGCCGGGCCTTGTGCTCCGGGTGGGTGCCGTGGGAGAAGTTGAAGCGGGCCACGTTCATGCCCGCCAGCATCATCTCCCGCAGCACGCCCTCGCCGTCGGTGGCGGGGCCCAGTGTGCAGACGATTTTTGTCTTTCTCATGATATATCCTCCTCTCCGGGGCCGTGGCTCCGGTTTCTCTTCGGGCCTATTCTACCAAACTTTTCCGCCGGGAACAAGGCTGCCGGGTTGGGACAGCGCATACTTTAAGGAAACTTTTCGGCATTTTTAGCTCTCTTGACGATATCTACATGAAAATTTATTCCGCATTTTGTGAATAAAAGCATTGACATATGGTCGTCTGCTGTGCTAAAGTACAGACAAGATTTTTGAAAGGAGCAAAATCGGGTATGAAGTTCGCCGCATCTGCAAATCTGTATTTTGGATATTCCTACTTTTACTTTTATTTTGCAAAAGTAAAAGCGATTTGTGATGCCCAGCAGCGAAAAAGTGCTTGATACCGATTTTCTACTTTTGAAAACAAACCGTATCGAGAGACGCCGTTCGGATCACATATCCGGGCGGCGATTTTATTTTCCGTCCGGGCCGGAGGAATCTCCCACATCCAGATTCAGGAGGAATTTGTCATGAAAAAGAAACGTTCTCTTTGCGCCGCCCTGCTGGCGGGACTGATGGTGACGGCGGTATGCCTCACCGGCTGCGGTAAAAAAGCCGACGACAACGCCGGCGGAGGCAGCAGCGATCCCGACAAGGTCTATCAGGTGGGCGTGTGCCAGCTGACCCAGCACGATGCGCTGGACGCCGCTACACAGGGCTTCGTGGATGCCCTGAATACCATTCTCGGAAGTGAGCACGTCAACATCGACGTGCAGGTGGCCTCCGGCGACAGCACCACCTGCACCCCCATCGTCAACTCCTTCGTCAACAAGAAGGTAGACCTCATCATGGCCAACGCCACCCCGGCCCTGCAGGCAGCCTATAACGCCACCACCTCCATTCCCATTCTCGGCACCTCCGTTACGGAGTACGGCGTGGCACTGGGGCTCTCCGACTTCAGCGGCACCGTGGGCGGCAACATCAGCGGCACCTCCGATCTGGCGCCCCTGACGGAGCAGGCGGACATGATCCTGGAGCTGGTGCCGCAGGCCAAGACTGTGGGACTGCTATACTGCTCCGCCGAGCCCAACTCCGAATATCAGGTGAAGGTGGTGGAGGACTACCTCTCCAATAAGGGCCTCGCCTGCACCCGCTACTCCTTCAGCGACAGCAATGACGTGGCCGCCGTCACCACCAAGGCCGCCGCAGACAGCGACGTCATCTACATCCCCACCGACAACACCGCCGCCTCCTGCACTGAGACCATCGGCAGCATCGTCCGCTCCGCCAAGACCCCCGTTGTGGCCGGCGAGCAGGGTATCTGCGCCGGCTGCGGCATTGCCACCCTCTCCATCAGCTACTACGATCTGGGCTACAAGACCGGCGAAATGGCCGCTCAGATCCTCAAGGGCGAGGCGGATATCTCCCAGATGCCCATTGAATACGCCAATGCCTCCAAGCTCTACAACCCCACTATGTGCCAGGAGCTGGGCATCACCGTGCCGGAGGGCTACACCGCTCTGGAGGGCTGAAGCACTCCCTGAGAAAACAGGAATCGGAAAAGGAAGGAAATATAAATATGATCGATCTGCTGAGTTCCCTGCCGGGTGCCGTAGCCCAAGGCCTCATCTGGGGCATAATGGCGGTGGGCGTTTACATCACCTACAAGCTGCTGGACATCGCCGATCTGACGGTGGACGGCTCCATCTGTACCGGTGCGGCGGTCTGCACCATGATGCTGCTGAGCGGCCGGAGCCTGTGGCTGGCGGTGCTGTGCGCCGTGGCGGCGGGCCTGCTGGCCGGGGTCGTGACAGGCCTGCTGCATATCTGGCTGGGCATCCCCCCCATTCTGGCAGGCATCCTGACCCAGATGACCCTGTGGTCCGTGAACCTGAAGATCATGGGCAAGGCCAATCAGGGCCTGTCCGTCCGGGACAACCACGTCCTTCTCAGCCAGATGGACGTCCCCGGTGCGCTGGTGGTGCTGGCCATTGCCGCCGTGCTGGTGGTGGCGGTGCTGTACCTGTTCTTCGGCACGGAGCTGGGCTGCGGCATCCGGGCCACCGGCTGCAACCCCGTCATGAGCCGGGCGCAGGGCATCAACACCGATCTCAGCAAGGTCATCGGGCTGTCCCTCTCCAACGGGCTGGTGGCCCTGTCCGGGGCGCTGCTGTGCCAGTATCAGGGCTATGCCGATATCAATATGGGCCGGGGCGCCGTGGTCATCGGTCTGGCGGCAGTGGTCATCGGGGAGGCGGTGGTCAAGCACATTTCCCCCAACTTCGCTGTCCGGCTCACCGGCGTACTGGTGGGCGCCGTTATCTACTATCTGGTGTATCAGGTCATCATCTTCGTGGGCTTCGACACCGATCTGCTGAAAATGTTCTCGGCGCTGGTGGTGGCCGCCTTTTTGGGCGTGCCGTATGTGAAGAAGCAGCTGGCCCGGAAACACCATGTCAAAGGAGGGATCCGTCATGCTTGAAATGCGCCATGTGACCAAGATCTTCAATCCCGGTACCGTGGACGAAAAAATTGCTCTTAATGACCTGTCCTTCACCCTCAACGACGGGGACTTCGTCACCGTCATCGGCGGCAACGGCGCCGGGAAGAGCACCATGCAGAACGCCATCTGCGGCACGTGGCTGCCGGATGCGGGGGAGATCCTTCTGGATGGGATCGACCTCTCCTCCCTGTCGGAGCATCAGCGGGCCAAGTATCTAGGCCGGGTGTATCAGGACCCCATGACCGGCACCGCCGCCGGGATGCAGATCGAGGAGAATCTGGCTTTGGCGGCCCGCCGCGGCCTGCGGCGCACCCTGCGGCCCGGCATCCGCAAAGCGGAACGGGAGGAGTACCGGCAGCGGCTTCAGGAGCTGGGGCTGGGGCTGGACACCCGTCTTTCGGCCAAGGTAGGCACCCTCTCCGGCGGCCAGCGGCAGGCGCTGACGCTGCTGATGGCCACCCTCCGTAAGCCGAAACTGCTGCTGCTGGACGAGCATACGGCGGCGCTGGACCCCAAGACCGCCGCCAAGGTCATGGAGCTGACGGAGCGGATGGTGACGGAGGAGAAGCTCTCCACCCTGATGATCACCCACAATATGCGGGACGCCATCCGCTACGGAAACCGCCTTATCATGCTCCACGCCGGGCGCATCATTCTGGATATCTCCGGTCAGGAGAAGAAGGATCTCACCGTGCCGGAGCTGCTGGAGATGTTCGCCCGTGCCAGCGGCAACGAGTTCTCCGGCGACCGGGCCATTCTGGCGTAAAGCCGCTTTCCTCACCCTCTACTTCTTCCGGCACTGCCGGGAGACTTCCTTCCTTTATTACCCAGCAAGGCCCCGCCGAAAAGGCGGGGCCTTGCTGGGTATTTTCGTATATTCGTATATGTATATGGAATGTATGTGTAGAATATAGAAAGGGCGAGGGCGTGGTCAGGCCACATCCTCGCCCGGCGTGCTTGCTCTCAGGTGCGCTTTTGCAGCTTTACCAGCATCCGCTCAAACTCCTCCGGCCGGGGGCAGGTGAGCTCCACTGGGCAGCCGGTATGGGGATGGAGAAAGCGCAGGCCCGTGGCGTGGAGACACTGGCCCGTCAGACCCGGCACGGGCTTCTTATTGCCGTACACGGTGTCCCCCAGAATGGGATGGCCGATATAAGCCAAATGGACCCGGATCTGGTGGGTACGGCCCGTCTCCAGCCGGCAGCGCAGGTGGGTGACACCGGGATACCGGGCCAGCACCTCCCAATGGGTGACGGCGGGACGTCCGCCGGCCACCACCGCCATCTTCTTGCGGTCGCTGCGGCTGCGGCCGATAGGGGCGTTTACGGTGCCGCTGTCCTGCCGGAAGTTCCCCACCGCCAAACACTCATAGGTACGGGCCAGCGTATGATCCGCCAGCTGGGCCGCCAGTGCCAGATGGGCGGCGTCGTTTTTGGCGGCGATGATCAGGCCGCTGGTGTCCCGGTCGATGCGGTGGACGATGCCGGGACGCTTCTCGCCGCCGATACCGGAGAGGGAGTCCCCGCAGTGGTGCAGCAGGGCGTTGACCAGCGTGCCGTCCGGATGGCCCGGCGCCGGATGCACCACCATGCCTACGGGCTTATTCACCACGATGACGTCCTCGTCCTCGTAGACCACGTCCAGCGGGATATCCTGCGGGACGGCCTCCGGCTCCTCTGCCTCCGGCAGCGTCACGCACAGCTCCTCCCCACCGGCGATGCGGTAGCTTTTGCCGGGGACGGCGCCATCACAGGTGACGCAGCCCTCCGCCAGCAGCCTTGCGGCGGCGGAGCGGGTCAGGCCCTCCACCCGCCGGGACAGGAAGCTGTCCAGTCGGGTGCCGGTATCCTCCTCAAGAGGGGTCAGACGGATCGTGTGCATGGTCAGACTCCTTCTTTTTCTTGTCGTATTTTTCGTAGAGGAACAGGTAGTATATCCCGCCCAGAATGGCTCCCACCACCACGCAGCAGTCCGCCAGATTGAACACCGGGTAGCTGAACAGCTGCAAGTCGAACATATCCACCACGTAGCCGTGGACGATGCGGTCGATGATGTTGCCGATGCCCCCTGACAGGATCAGGGTGCAGGCGGTGACGCCCGTCCAGTGACGCACCACCTTTTTGATGAGCAGCAGCGCCACCACCGCCAGCAGCACCGCCGTGAACACCACCAGCAGCACCGTCCGGCCGGAGAAGCTGGACCATGCCGCCCCGTAGTTATGCAGCCGGGTCAGCTGCATGAAGCCCGGCAGGAACGGCGCCGACTCCCCCACGGCCAAGTGGGTCACCACCCAATATTTCAGTATCTGGTCGCCGGCCAGCAGCACGGCGCCAAGGATCGCATACCACATAATGTACTCCTTCTGCACATGGATTTTGGCTATGGGTTTATTGTACCCTATCGGCGGCGGGTTTGCAACCGCCGACTTGTAAACACTATGCAGGAGATGCCACTGATTTTTAACCGCACTGTCACCGGTTTGTAAATGTTTTTCATCATTTCGTGATGAATCTGTCCAGAAAATTCGGTATGATAAAATCGTAAAGCAAACCAATGTGCATCCGGAAGAAAGGAGCTGCCATGAAAAGGCTTTGTG
The genomic region above belongs to Vescimonas coprocola and contains:
- a CDS encoding ABC transporter substrate-binding protein; this encodes MKKKRSLCAALLAGLMVTAVCLTGCGKKADDNAGGGSSDPDKVYQVGVCQLTQHDALDAATQGFVDALNTILGSEHVNIDVQVASGDSTTCTPIVNSFVNKKVDLIMANATPALQAAYNATTSIPILGTSVTEYGVALGLSDFSGTVGGNISGTSDLAPLTEQADMILELVPQAKTVGLLYCSAEPNSEYQVKVVEDYLSNKGLACTRYSFSDSNDVAAVTTKAAADSDVIYIPTDNTAASCTETIGSIVRSAKTPVVAGEQGICAGCGIATLSISYYDLGYKTGEMAAQILKGEADISQMPIEYANASKLYNPTMCQELGITVPEGYTALEG
- a CDS encoding ABC transporter permease, giving the protein MIDLLSSLPGAVAQGLIWGIMAVGVYITYKLLDIADLTVDGSICTGAAVCTMMLLSGRSLWLAVLCAVAAGLLAGVVTGLLHIWLGIPPILAGILTQMTLWSVNLKIMGKANQGLSVRDNHVLLSQMDVPGALVVLAIAAVLVVAVLYLFFGTELGCGIRATGCNPVMSRAQGINTDLSKVIGLSLSNGLVALSGALLCQYQGYADINMGRGAVVIGLAAVVIGEAVVKHISPNFAVRLTGVLVGAVIYYLVYQVIIFVGFDTDLLKMFSALVVAAFLGVPYVKKQLARKHHVKGGIRHA
- a CDS encoding ABC transporter ATP-binding protein, with translation MLEMRHVTKIFNPGTVDEKIALNDLSFTLNDGDFVTVIGGNGAGKSTMQNAICGTWLPDAGEILLDGIDLSSLSEHQRAKYLGRVYQDPMTGTAAGMQIEENLALAARRGLRRTLRPGIRKAEREEYRQRLQELGLGLDTRLSAKVGTLSGGQRQALTLLMATLRKPKLLLLDEHTAALDPKTAAKVMELTERMVTEEKLSTLMITHNMRDAIRYGNRLIMLHAGRIILDISGQEKKDLTVPELLEMFARASGNEFSGDRAILA
- a CDS encoding RluA family pseudouridine synthase; the encoded protein is MHTIRLTPLEEDTGTRLDSFLSRRVEGLTRSAAARLLAEGCVTCDGAVPGKSYRIAGGEELCVTLPEAEEPEAVPQDIPLDVVYEDEDVIVVNKPVGMVVHPAPGHPDGTLVNALLHHCGDSLSGIGGEKRPGIVHRIDRDTSGLIIAAKNDAAHLALAAQLADHTLARTYECLAVGNFRQDSGTVNAPIGRSRSDRKKMAVVAGGRPAVTHWEVLARYPGVTHLRCRLETGRTHQIRVHLAYIGHPILGDTVYGNKKPVPGLTGQCLHATGLRFLHPHTGCPVELTCPRPEEFERMLVKLQKRT
- the lspA gene encoding signal peptidase II, with protein sequence MQKEYIMWYAILGAVLLAGDQILKYWVVTHLAVGESAPFLPGFMQLTRLHNYGAAWSSFSGRTVLLVVFTAVLLAVVALLLIKKVVRHWTGVTACTLILSGGIGNIIDRIVHGYVVDMFDLQLFSYPVFNLADCCVVVGAILGGIYYLFLYEKYDKKKKESDHAHDPSDPS
- the pyk gene encoding pyruvate kinase, with product MRKTKIVCTLGPATDGEGVLREMMLAGMNVARFNFSHGTHPEHKARLEQVKALRKELGLPVAAMLDTKGPEVRLKNFAGGSVTLQEGQEFTLTVEDVEGDATRCAVTYAELPQDVKAGDTILLDDGLVRLTVLSTTASAIRCRVENGGVMKDHKGVNVPGVSLSMPYMSQQDREDILFGMEEGFDFIAASFVRSAADVRELRKLLESRKSRIRIIAKIENQEGINNLTEILAAADGIMVARGDMGVEIDFTEIPAIQKNMIAQCVAAGKPVITATQMLDSMIENPRPTRAEITDVANAIYDGTSAIMLSGETAAGRYPVEAVRTMDAIARKTESHIDDAKLLGLRCRNRMNITAATAHAACTTAKDIGADAILTVSQAGITAQMVSSFRPETTVVALLLEEQVQRQMALYWGVEPITMPRAENTDELVELAVQSAEKAGLIRHGDLVVITAGVPVGISGTTNMIRIQQVGGSLLNAVGIGSRTASGPLCVCRSVEEVAEKFHAGDVLVVPYTTNELLPYLRDAAAIICEEGSTECHAATVGLLLSKPVLVGAGDATRRLEDGVRVSVDCARGVVQTMPQ